From a region of the Deinococcus terrestris genome:
- a CDS encoding HpcH/HpaI aldolase/citrate lyase family protein — protein MPAPDPSLRPRSVLFAPGGRADLIAKLPRSAPDAVVIDLEDAVPATPEAKAAARPVARDAARDLVAAAPHLAVFVRVNAPHSPFFEDDLAVLTPELAGVVVPKLEATTDVRRVREALAARGLDLPLLAGLETGAGVWNAREILAEEGVAWAYFGAEDYTTDLGGSRTPGNLEVLYARSHVALAARLTGVHALDIVVTALNDPDTFRADAAQGRAVGYGGKLCIHPAQVALAHEFFGPTDAEAERARRLLDAAHEAALAGHGAFSFEGQMVDEPMLAKARAILHAREQAN, from the coding sequence GTGCCTGCTCCTGACCCCAGCCTGCGCCCCCGCAGCGTCCTGTTCGCGCCGGGGGGCCGCGCCGACCTGATCGCCAAGCTGCCCCGCTCCGCGCCCGACGCGGTGGTCATTGACCTGGAAGACGCGGTGCCCGCCACCCCGGAAGCCAAAGCCGCCGCCCGCCCGGTCGCCCGCGACGCCGCCCGCGACCTCGTGGCCGCCGCGCCGCACCTCGCCGTCTTCGTGCGGGTGAACGCGCCGCACTCGCCCTTTTTTGAGGATGACCTCGCCGTGCTGACCCCCGAACTCGCGGGAGTGGTCGTGCCCAAGCTGGAGGCGACGACAGACGTGCGGCGGGTGCGGGAGGCGCTGGCGGCGCGGGGGCTGGACCTCCCCCTCCTCGCCGGGCTGGAGACGGGCGCAGGCGTCTGGAATGCCCGCGAGATTCTGGCCGAGGAGGGCGTGGCATGGGCCTACTTCGGGGCAGAGGACTACACGACCGACCTGGGGGGCAGCCGCACTCCTGGGAATCTGGAAGTCCTGTATGCCCGCTCGCATGTTGCGCTCGCCGCCCGGCTGACCGGGGTTCACGCGCTGGACATCGTGGTTACGGCGCTGAACGACCCCGACACCTTTCGCGCCGACGCCGCGCAGGGCCGCGCCGTGGGGTACGGCGGCAAGCTGTGCATCCACCCGGCGCAGGTCGCGTTGGCCCACGAGTTCTTCGGCCCCACTGACGCGGAGGCCGAGCGTGCCCGCAGGCTGCTGGACGCCGCGCACGAGGCCGCCCTCGCCGGGCACGGGGCCTTCAGCTTCGAGGGGCAGATGGTGGATGAGCCGATGCTGGCAAAGGCCCGCGCCATCCTCCACGCCCGCGAACAGGCGAACTGA
- a CDS encoding TlpA family protein disulfide reductase gives MTLPSRTAPVLRRFLPLGLGLLAVGGVLGALLRPAERREFGTQVGQLAPPFLLSTLEGEEVDSARLIGQPLVLNFWGSNCVPCEREVPLLVELQQKRGQDLKLLGVVAHWTPDGAARNLAEQLGMTYPSLSDREGFAARAYQLFGTPLTYFIDRQGVVQQITHGELTRQDLATGLQRVGVEGM, from the coding sequence ATGACCCTCCCCTCCCGGACCGCGCCCGTGCTCCGCCGCTTCCTTCCCCTGGGGCTGGGCTTGCTGGCGGTCGGTGGAGTGCTGGGTGCCCTGCTCCGCCCGGCCGAGCGGCGGGAGTTCGGGACCCAGGTGGGCCAACTCGCGCCCCCTTTCCTGCTGAGCACCCTGGAGGGTGAGGAGGTCGATTCGGCCCGGCTGATCGGGCAACCGCTGGTCTTGAACTTCTGGGGGTCCAACTGCGTGCCCTGCGAGCGCGAGGTGCCACTGCTGGTCGAGCTTCAGCAGAAGCGGGGGCAGGACCTCAAGCTGCTGGGGGTGGTGGCCCACTGGACTCCAGACGGCGCGGCCCGCAACCTCGCGGAGCAACTGGGGATGACCTACCCGTCGCTCTCCGACCGCGAGGGATTCGCAGCCCGGGCCTATCAGCTTTTCGGCACGCCGCTGACCTACTTCATCGACCGGCAGGGCGTGGTCCAGCAGATCACGCACGGCGAACTCACGCGCCAGGACCTCGCCACAGGCCTGCAGCGTGTGGGGGTGGAGGGGATGTAG
- a CDS encoding LLM class flavin-dependent oxidoreductase gives MTTPFQLGLYSFGDFTPDPATGVTLSPTERLKNLMEEAELADQVGLDVFGLGEHHRPDYLVSSPATVLAAMAARTRTIRLTSAVTVLGTDDPVRVYQQFATLDLLSGGRAEIMVGRGSFAESFPLFLGGMPADYDAIFADRLELLLQVRDHEHVTWQGRTRPPLGGQGVYPRPEQPLPVWLAVGGTPSSARRAGTLGLPMALAIIGGAYERFAPFVRLYRDAAQTAGHGELPLGINGHGFLADTSRGAADLAFPAHSLVMNRLGRERGWAPMGRAHFDAERGPGGALFVGDPEEVAAKILHQHELFGHTRFLMQMSVGTLPHAAMLRSIELFGTKVAPLVREEVARRQPTPSS, from the coding sequence ATGACCACCCCCTTTCAACTCGGCCTGTACTCCTTCGGAGACTTCACGCCCGACCCCGCCACCGGGGTCACCCTGAGTCCCACCGAGCGCCTAAAAAACCTGATGGAGGAAGCCGAACTCGCCGATCAGGTCGGCTTGGACGTGTTCGGCCTGGGCGAACACCACCGCCCCGACTACCTAGTGTCCTCGCCCGCGACCGTCCTCGCGGCGATGGCGGCCCGCACCCGCACTATCCGCCTTACGAGCGCCGTGACCGTGCTGGGCACCGACGATCCCGTGCGGGTGTACCAGCAGTTCGCTACCCTGGACCTGCTCTCCGGGGGTCGGGCCGAGATTATGGTGGGGCGCGGCTCCTTCGCGGAATCGTTTCCGCTGTTCCTGGGCGGAATGCCCGCTGACTACGACGCCATCTTTGCGGACCGGCTGGAACTGCTCTTGCAGGTGCGCGACCATGAACACGTGACCTGGCAGGGCCGCACCCGCCCGCCGCTGGGGGGTCAGGGGGTCTACCCGCGCCCCGAACAGCCCCTCCCGGTCTGGCTGGCGGTGGGCGGCACGCCGTCCTCGGCCCGCCGCGCCGGGACGCTGGGGTTGCCGATGGCGCTGGCGATCATCGGCGGGGCCTACGAGCGCTTCGCTCCCTTCGTGCGGCTCTACCGGGACGCGGCCCAGACTGCCGGGCACGGCGAGCTGCCACTGGGCATCAACGGGCACGGCTTCCTGGCCGACACGTCGCGGGGGGCCGCCGACCTCGCCTTTCCCGCGCACAGCCTCGTCATGAACCGCCTGGGCCGCGAGCGGGGCTGGGCGCCGATGGGCCGCGCCCACTTTGACGCCGAGCGCGGACCGGGCGGAGCGCTCTTCGTGGGCGACCCGGAGGAAGTGGCCGCGAAAATCCTGCACCAGCACGAGCTGTTCGGCCACACCCGCTTCCTGATGCAGATGAGCGTGGGCACGCTGCCTCACGCGGCGATGCTGCGCTCCATTGAGCTGTTCGGGACTAAGGTCGCTCCGCTTGTCCGGGAGGAAGTCGCGCGGCGTCAGCCCACGCCCAGCTCGTAA
- a CDS encoding GNAT family N-acetyltransferase, giving the protein MDLTFTRGDLSAASAVLTATAARLLERGEPLWPLPSLTPERLTRHYPTEGWRVAWLRSEAVGTYVLLDADPLFWPEDPPGQARYLHKLGIHPAAQGRGLAQALLAEAARETQEAGGTFLRLDTAATRPKLRALYESAGFRAVDEVTVKGFRVVRYELGVG; this is encoded by the coding sequence GTGGACCTGACCTTTACTCGGGGCGATCTCAGCGCCGCTTCCGCCGTCCTGACCGCCACCGCCGCCCGGCTGCTGGAGCGGGGCGAACCGCTGTGGCCGCTGCCCAGCCTGACCCCGGAACGGCTGACCCGCCACTACCCGACGGAGGGCTGGCGGGTCGCGTGGCTCCGGAGCGAGGCGGTGGGCACCTACGTGCTGCTGGACGCCGACCCCCTCTTCTGGCCGGAGGACCCGCCGGGGCAGGCCCGCTATCTCCATAAACTTGGCATCCATCCGGCGGCGCAGGGACGGGGCTTGGCTCAGGCGCTGCTGGCCGAGGCCGCCCGCGAAACCCAGGAGGCCGGGGGCACCTTCCTGCGGCTGGACACCGCCGCCACCCGCCCCAAGCTCCGCGCCCTGTACGAGTCAGCGGGCTTCCGGGCGGTGGACGAGGTGACGGTGAAGGGTTTCCGGGTGGTTCGTTACGAGCTGGGCGTGGGCTGA
- a CDS encoding Rieske 2Fe-2S domain-containing protein, whose translation MTGERPKARRLTRRRVLENWWVLPVAGTLGTFGYMGWYASRVTLGKRDAGEPEFQPGAAVWVASAGHLAQEWAEVTFTYADRPCVALRVPEPVLGGLSVDGRHYAAYSRICTHLGCPVVLVRDPEVLAFAYNYRPPREDQHPQLGCPCHYSVFDPLKAGEAVFGKASGPLPRVRLEARGGDLYATGIEPAPPLGG comes from the coding sequence GTGACGGGCGAGCGGCCCAAGGCACGCCGCCTGACGCGCCGCCGGGTCCTGGAGAACTGGTGGGTGCTACCTGTCGCGGGCACGCTGGGCACCTTCGGGTACATGGGCTGGTACGCCTCGCGGGTGACGCTGGGCAAGCGGGACGCGGGCGAGCCGGAGTTTCAGCCGGGAGCGGCGGTGTGGGTCGCTTCGGCGGGACACCTGGCGCAGGAGTGGGCGGAAGTCACCTTCACCTACGCTGATCGCCCCTGCGTGGCCCTGCGGGTGCCGGAGCCGGTCCTCGGTGGTCTGAGCGTGGACGGCCGCCACTACGCCGCCTACAGCCGCATCTGCACCCACCTGGGCTGCCCGGTGGTCCTCGTGCGCGACCCGGAGGTGCTGGCCTTCGCCTACAACTACCGCCCGCCGAGGGAAGACCAGCACCCGCAACTGGGGTGCCCGTGCCACTACAGCGTCTTTGACCCCCTCAAGGCGGGCGAGGCCGTCTTCGGGAAGGCCAGCGGGCCACTGCCACGCGTGCGGCTGGAGGCTCGGGGCGGCGACCTCTACGCGACGGGGATTGAGCCCGCGCCGCCGCTGGGGGGCTGA
- a CDS encoding c-type cytochrome gives MLSLVLLALIVGVSLWLVLSPLGAGVPGDPDAPERERLTAERDRLYGELDTLTDERRRPDLERRAALTLRALDALPPAPPPANRAGRTRRLALAGVGLAALVTVAGAVTFVPRWQLAALSPREAQTVQNSLALPELRRRAEASQSAADSLAWGKAAFDSGLYDEATRAYAAALRLDPRQPEALRRLGILLLNRPARGGGELSEEEAGQAFLLIRTAAQLAPDDAESQLFLGFALSQFGQDEAALTALERYRTLNPSGRDADETITAIRARQNQADPGLRVYAANCASCHGANGGGGALGPSLRVSNLSRDGLRQIILQGKGAMPAYPDLKPDELNALLDVLERWQKEGE, from the coding sequence ATGCTGAGCCTCGTCCTGCTGGCCCTGATCGTGGGCGTGTCGTTGTGGCTGGTGCTCTCGCCGCTGGGGGCGGGCGTGCCGGGCGACCCCGACGCCCCGGAGCGGGAGCGGCTGACGGCCGAGCGCGACCGCCTGTATGGGGAGCTGGATACCCTGACCGACGAGCGGCGGCGGCCCGACCTGGAACGCCGCGCCGCGCTGACCCTGCGGGCGCTGGACGCGTTGCCGCCCGCACCGCCCCCGGCGAACCGGGCGGGCCGCACCCGCCGCCTCGCGCTGGCCGGGGTAGGGCTGGCCGCGCTGGTGACGGTCGCCGGAGCGGTGACCTTCGTCCCTCGCTGGCAGCTCGCGGCCCTCTCGCCGCGTGAGGCGCAGACTGTGCAGAACTCGCTCGCGCTGCCCGAGCTGCGCCGCCGCGCTGAGGCCAGCCAGTCCGCCGCCGATTCCCTCGCCTGGGGTAAGGCGGCCTTCGACTCCGGCCTCTACGACGAGGCGACGAGGGCGTACGCGGCGGCCCTGCGCCTGGACCCCCGCCAGCCCGAGGCGCTGCGGCGGCTGGGCATCCTGCTGCTGAACCGGCCCGCGCGGGGCGGCGGGGAGCTGAGCGAGGAAGAAGCGGGGCAGGCCTTCCTGCTGATCCGCACCGCCGCGCAGCTCGCGCCCGACGACGCCGAATCGCAACTTTTCCTGGGCTTCGCGCTCTCCCAGTTCGGGCAGGACGAGGCCGCCCTGACCGCGCTGGAACGCTACCGCACCCTCAACCCCTCCGGCCGCGACGCCGACGAGACCATCACCGCCATCCGTGCCCGCCAGAACCAGGCGGACCCCGGCCTGCGCGTGTACGCCGCGAACTGCGCGAGCTGTCACGGGGCGAACGGCGGCGGCGGGGCGCTGGGACCCAGCCTGCGGGTGTCCAACCTCTCGCGGGACGGGCTGCGGCAGATCATCCTCCAGGGCAAGGGGGCGATGCCCGCCTATCCCGACCTCAAACCCGATGAGCTGAACGCCCTGCTGGACGTGCTGGAGCGCTGGCAGAAGGAAGGCGAGTGA
- a CDS encoding cytochrome c-type biogenesis protein, translating into MKLPVASRQSPARARLLPLALSLLLSTSLALTPDQSLRAEAIGDNLRCPICTGEPITQSTNDISREMLRDVREQVAAGRSDAEIYSYFAARYGNFVLLDPPKDGVGMLLWGAPLAALGAGGLVLWRFLRRKPTAAAAATPEAEGDTFDPYLAEVQRQTRRKEGA; encoded by the coding sequence TTGAAGTTGCCAGTCGCCAGTCGCCAGTCGCCAGCGCGGGCACGGCTCCTGCCTCTGGCCCTGAGCCTGTTGCTCTCCACTTCGCTGGCTCTGACGCCCGACCAATCCCTCCGCGCCGAGGCCATCGGGGACAACCTGCGCTGCCCGATCTGCACGGGGGAGCCCATCACGCAGAGCACGAACGACATCAGCCGCGAGATGCTGCGCGACGTGCGCGAGCAGGTGGCGGCGGGGCGCAGCGACGCGGAGATCTACAGCTACTTCGCGGCACGGTACGGCAATTTCGTGCTGCTGGACCCGCCGAAAGACGGGGTGGGGATGCTGCTGTGGGGCGCTCCGCTCGCGGCGCTGGGGGCGGGGGGGCTGGTGCTGTGGCGCTTCCTGCGGCGCAAGCCCACCGCCGCCGCTGCTGCCACGCCCGAGGCCGAGGGGGACACCTTTGACCCCTACCTCGCGGAAGTGCAGCGCCAGACGCGGCGCAAGGAGGGGGCGTGA
- a CDS encoding TlpA family protein disulfide reductase → MTDLSPSSNPAPTPAPLWRRLLPPVLAATLVAVLGVALLSPSRNATDGGPLVGKPAPEFTLESLDGAQVSLAALQGRPVVLNFWASWCEPCREEAPLFRELGEKRSGENGPAILGILFQETKEQNARDFIREYALAYPNLRDPGIKTGIDYGVAGIPETVFIDKEGVIRHVDRGGLSRERLNVGLEKIGVEGI, encoded by the coding sequence ATGACTGACCTCTCCCCCTCTTCCAATCCGGCCCCTACGCCCGCTCCCCTGTGGCGGCGGCTGCTTCCGCCCGTGCTGGCGGCCACGCTGGTCGCGGTGCTGGGCGTGGCGCTGCTCAGCCCCTCGCGCAACGCCACCGACGGCGGCCCCCTGGTGGGCAAGCCCGCGCCCGAGTTCACGCTGGAGAGCCTGGACGGGGCGCAGGTGAGCCTCGCCGCCCTGCAGGGCCGCCCGGTCGTGCTGAACTTCTGGGCCTCGTGGTGCGAGCCGTGCCGCGAGGAGGCGCCTCTCTTCCGCGAACTGGGCGAAAAGCGGAGCGGCGAGAACGGCCCCGCCATCCTGGGCATCCTCTTTCAGGAGACCAAGGAGCAAAACGCCCGCGACTTCATCCGCGAGTACGCCCTCGCCTATCCCAACCTGCGCGACCCCGGCATCAAGACCGGCATCGACTACGGGGTGGCGGGGATTCCCGAGACGGTCTTTATCGACAAGGAAGGCGTGATCCGCCACGTGGACCGGGGTGGGTTGAGCCGCGAACGGCTGAATGTGGGGCTGGAGAAGATCGGGGTGGAGGGGATTTGA
- a CDS encoding heme lyase CcmF/NrfE family subunit → MLNLISFDASPLGALGQLSLLAALAFTLGGTWLAVVGGVKADARATEAARRAVWAVFALVSLSTLTLMAALLGDDFSVRYVAEHSMRASPTWIKVTSLWGALEGSILLWAWLLAGYAFILSLTLRRDALRPWALAAMYASLIFFVGICATVASPFTPLAQIPADGRGPNPALQNHWMMAVHPVLLYLGFVGLAVPFAYAVAALVTGRLSDHWVVVTRRWTLVAWAFLTAAIVAGGWWSYETLGWGGYWAWDPVENASFIPWLLATAFLHSIQIQERRGLMRSWNVWLIVLAYASTVLGTFLNRSGIVQSVHAFAGGPVGPVFLGFLAFLLVAGIGLAAWRAPHLRDDGDPPAALSREGAFLAGNWLFLVFAVMVLVGTLFPTIVEAVQGRRDTSVGPAFYNAFAIPLGLGLLLLMGVGPLLPWRRAEGQGLWRALWPLLLAGAGTAVLAYAFGIRGVGVLAAVGLSAYNVVGLALLTGRAWRAYRASGRGGMVSLVREQPRRYGAYLAHAGLVVMALGIAFSSAYRQDAQVTLNAGAAPVTLLHETLALESTRVEEKPYGQSAIARVRIDGVPFETRMNTYIQGGDTPFPAPAVRYGMWGDTYLVVTAFGEDGRWASVRLIESPLVSWIWWGTLIVVLGAGLTLVAPRRAPARAPALQVAPATD, encoded by the coding sequence GTGCTGAATCTGATTTCCTTTGACGCCAGCCCGCTGGGGGCGCTGGGCCAGCTCTCGCTGCTGGCGGCCCTCGCCTTTACGCTGGGCGGGACATGGCTCGCGGTAGTCGGCGGCGTGAAGGCCGACGCGCGGGCGACTGAGGCGGCGCGGCGGGCGGTGTGGGCGGTGTTCGCCCTCGTCAGCCTGTCTACCCTCACGCTGATGGCGGCGCTGCTGGGCGACGACTTCTCGGTGCGGTACGTGGCCGAGCACTCCATGCGGGCCTCCCCCACCTGGATCAAGGTGACCAGCCTGTGGGGGGCGCTGGAAGGCTCCATCCTGCTGTGGGCGTGGTTGCTGGCGGGGTACGCCTTTATCCTCAGCCTGACCCTGCGGCGCGACGCGCTGCGGCCCTGGGCGCTGGCCGCGATGTATGCCAGCCTGATCTTTTTCGTGGGCATCTGCGCGACGGTCGCCAGCCCCTTTACCCCGCTGGCGCAGATTCCGGCAGATGGGCGCGGGCCGAACCCCGCCCTGCAAAACCACTGGATGATGGCCGTCCACCCGGTGCTGCTGTACCTGGGCTTCGTGGGGCTGGCGGTGCCCTTCGCCTACGCGGTGGCCGCGCTGGTGACCGGGCGGCTCTCGGACCACTGGGTCGTCGTGACGCGGCGCTGGACGCTGGTGGCGTGGGCCTTCCTGACGGCCGCCATCGTCGCGGGCGGCTGGTGGAGCTACGAGACGCTGGGCTGGGGCGGCTACTGGGCCTGGGACCCGGTGGAGAACGCGTCCTTTATTCCCTGGCTGCTGGCGACCGCCTTCCTCCACTCCATCCAGATTCAGGAGCGGCGTGGCCTGATGCGGTCGTGGAACGTCTGGCTGATCGTGCTGGCGTATGCGTCCACGGTGCTGGGCACCTTCCTGAACCGCTCGGGCATCGTGCAGAGCGTCCACGCGTTCGCGGGGGGTCCGGTGGGGCCGGTGTTTCTGGGCTTCCTCGCCTTCCTGCTGGTCGCGGGCATCGGGCTGGCCGCGTGGCGGGCGCCCCACCTGCGCGACGACGGCGACCCGCCCGCCGCCCTGAGCCGCGAGGGAGCGTTCCTGGCGGGCAACTGGCTGTTTCTGGTGTTCGCGGTGATGGTGCTGGTGGGCACCCTCTTTCCCACCATCGTGGAGGCGGTGCAGGGGCGGCGGGACACGTCGGTCGGCCCGGCCTTTTACAACGCCTTCGCCATTCCGCTGGGGCTGGGCCTGCTGCTGCTGATGGGCGTGGGGCCGCTGCTGCCCTGGCGGCGGGCCGAGGGACAGGGGCTGTGGCGGGCGCTGTGGCCGCTGCTGCTGGCCGGGGCGGGGACGGCGGTGCTCGCCTACGCCTTCGGGATTCGCGGGGTCGGTGTGCTGGCGGCGGTGGGGCTGTCGGCCTACAACGTGGTGGGGCTGGCCCTGCTGACCGGGCGGGCGTGGCGGGCCTACCGGGCGAGCGGACGGGGCGGGATGGTCAGCTTGGTGCGCGAGCAGCCCCGGCGCTACGGCGCGTACCTCGCGCACGCCGGGCTGGTCGTGATGGCGCTGGGCATCGCCTTTTCCTCGGCCTACCGGCAGGACGCACAGGTCACGCTGAATGCGGGCGCGGCCCCCGTCACCCTGCTGCACGAGACGCTGGCGCTGGAAAGTACCCGCGTGGAGGAGAAGCCCTACGGCCAGTCGGCCATCGCGCGGGTCCGTATTGACGGCGTGCCCTTCGAGACGCGCATGAACACCTATATCCAGGGCGGCGACACGCCCTTTCCGGCGCCCGCCGTGCGCTACGGGATGTGGGGCGACACCTACCTCGTTGTGACGGCCTTTGGCGAGGACGGGCGCTGGGCCAGCGTGCGGCTGATTGAAAGCCCGCTGGTGTCGTGGATCTGGTGGGGCACCCTGATCGTGGTGCTGGGCGCAGGGCTGACGTTGGTGGCGCCGCGCCGCGCCCCGGCCCGTGCGCCTGCGTTGCAGGTGGCCCCGGCGACGGATTGA
- the ccmE gene encoding cytochrome c maturation protein CcmE, which produces MTAPSPLPQARRRKKNPLPTVLGVLALVGLTGFLAFGNLGKSLEYFVTPTEYVQQRAELEGRPLRIGGLVKAVQYNPQTLDLRFDVTDGSATFPVQYTGAVSDLFKEDQGVVVRGEFQGETFHASELVVKHSEEYNVPQTQAELKDLLRQAD; this is translated from the coding sequence ATGACCGCGCCCTCTCCCCTGCCTCAGGCGCGGCGGCGCAAGAAGAACCCGCTGCCCACCGTGTTGGGCGTGCTCGCGCTGGTGGGGCTGACGGGCTTCTTGGCCTTCGGGAACCTGGGCAAGAGCCTGGAATATTTCGTGACCCCGACCGAGTACGTGCAGCAACGCGCCGAGTTGGAGGGCCGCCCGCTGCGGATTGGCGGGCTGGTCAAGGCCGTGCAGTACAACCCGCAGACGCTGGACCTGCGGTTCGACGTGACCGACGGCAGCGCCACCTTTCCGGTGCAGTACACGGGGGCCGTGAGCGACCTGTTCAAGGAAGACCAGGGCGTGGTGGTGCGCGGCGAGTTTCAGGGCGAAACCTTCCACGCCTCCGAACTCGTGGTGAAGCACTCCGAGGAGTACAACGTGCCGCAGACGCAGGCGGAGCTGAAGGACCTGTTGCGGCAGGCCGATTGA
- the ccmD gene encoding heme exporter protein CcmD gives MDKYTGYVVVVYVVTFLLLVGYLAWMWWRLRQVRDEGERR, from the coding sequence GTGGATAAGTACACCGGATACGTCGTGGTCGTGTACGTCGTGACCTTTCTGCTGCTGGTGGGCTACCTGGCCTGGATGTGGTGGCGGTTGCGGCAGGTGCGGGACGAGGGGGAGCGGCGATGA
- the ccsA gene encoding cytochrome c biogenesis protein CcsA: MKQDRVTTGLGLATLLSLGVAVALGLSAPLDLNQGSLVRLFFVHVPSAWLSYLAYGGTGLFGLLYLLTRQRRWDRLAMASAEIGVLFTVSTIVGGMLWAKPTWGAYWVWDARLTTTALSIVIYGGYLLIRSLIDDPDRRARVAAVVGLVGTLYVPVNYMAVEWWRGVHQTQTLKLLGDLDWSARWNAAPVYGLVLMVATFAFTLLYVYLLRVRGILAAREEAREERELMEDLRSMEVARG; this comes from the coding sequence ATGAAACAAGACCGCGTGACGACGGGGCTGGGCCTCGCCACCCTGCTGAGCCTGGGGGTGGCCGTGGCCCTGGGCCTGAGTGCGCCGCTGGACCTCAACCAGGGGTCGCTGGTGCGCCTGTTTTTCGTGCATGTCCCCAGCGCGTGGCTGAGTTACCTCGCCTACGGCGGCACGGGCCTGTTCGGGCTGCTGTACCTGCTGACCCGGCAGCGCCGCTGGGACCGCCTGGCGATGGCGAGTGCCGAGATCGGCGTGCTGTTCACGGTGTCCACCATCGTGGGCGGGATGCTGTGGGCCAAGCCGACCTGGGGCGCGTACTGGGTGTGGGACGCCCGGCTGACCACCACCGCCCTGAGCATTGTGATCTACGGCGGCTACCTCCTGATTCGCTCCCTGATCGACGACCCGGACCGCCGCGCCCGCGTCGCCGCCGTGGTGGGGCTGGTGGGCACCCTGTACGTGCCCGTCAACTACATGGCGGTGGAGTGGTGGCGCGGGGTGCACCAGACGCAGACGCTGAAGCTGCTGGGCGACCTGGACTGGTCGGCCCGCTGGAACGCCGCGCCCGTCTACGGCCTGGTGCTGATGGTGGCGACCTTCGCCTTCACCCTGCTCTACGTCTACCTCCTGCGGGTGCGCGGCATCCTGGCTGCCCGCGAGGAGGCCCGCGAGGAGCGCGAACTGATGGAAGACCTGAGGAGCATGGAGGTCGCCCGTGGATAA
- a CDS encoding leucine-rich repeat domain-containing protein, which yields MPEPAATPSLSHQHPTGARGQELLALLGTGSDSPSNHIHLNGCGLTGLPDALRQGTDARVLSLYDNALEGVPDWLWTLTALTTLNLSANRLSALGPGLGQLTRLEMLDLGHNGLEALPDEFAELRDLRFLYLSNNRLTGLPPSLRHLHGLTYLNVTDNALETLPDWLGELADLTEFRAYNNALTAFPAALGNCTHLRELHVMNNRLTALPAELGRCERLTRLMVQGNRLTHLPDTLGGLTELTELDLRFNALEEVPNSLAGLQHLRFLDLRANRLTKLPDALAELPRLEKLDLRWNQLASLPPAFRALEERGCLIYA from the coding sequence ATGCCGGAGCCTGCCGCCACCCCCAGCCTGAGCCACCAGCATCCGACCGGAGCGCGGGGGCAAGAGTTGCTGGCCCTCCTCGGCACCGGCAGCGACTCACCTTCCAACCACATTCACCTCAATGGATGCGGCCTGACCGGGTTGCCCGACGCGCTGCGGCAGGGCACGGACGCCCGCGTCCTGAGCCTCTATGACAACGCGCTGGAAGGCGTGCCCGACTGGCTATGGACCCTGACGGCCCTCACAACGCTGAACCTTTCCGCGAACCGGCTCTCGGCGCTGGGGCCGGGGCTGGGGCAATTGACGCGGCTGGAGATGCTGGACCTCGGCCACAACGGGCTGGAGGCGCTCCCCGACGAATTCGCAGAATTGCGGGACCTGCGCTTTCTGTACCTCAGCAACAATCGGCTGACCGGGTTGCCCCCATCGCTGCGGCACCTGCATGGCTTGACGTACCTCAATGTCACGGACAATGCACTGGAGACACTCCCGGACTGGCTGGGAGAGCTGGCAGACCTGACCGAATTCCGCGCCTACAACAACGCCCTGACAGCCTTCCCTGCCGCCCTGGGGAACTGCACGCACCTGCGCGAACTGCACGTGATGAACAATCGGCTGACGGCACTTCCGGCTGAGCTGGGCCGCTGCGAACGCCTGACCAGGCTGATGGTCCAGGGCAATCGCCTGACCCACTTGCCGGACACACTGGGGGGCCTGACCGAACTCACCGAACTGGACCTGCGTTTCAACGCGCTGGAGGAGGTGCCCAACTCTCTGGCCGGGCTGCAACATCTCCGTTTCTTGGACCTGCGGGCGAACAGGCTGACCAAGCTGCCGGACGCACTGGCCGAACTTCCACGGCTGGAGAAGCTCGACCTGCGCTGGAACCAGCTGGCCTCCCTGCCCCCTGCCTTCCGGGCGCTGGAGGAGCGCGGCTGCCTGATCTACGCCTGA